The nucleotide sequence TTATTGTCATCATTCTTTGGTGCTTTTCTGATATGATTGTTTAGTCCAAATATTGCATTTATAATTAGTCAAGCACATGACAATGCACCAGAAAACCTTGTCAAAAATGGATGAGGAGCCAAATTATACATACCATCAGCACTCAGCAACTACCAGGCTTGCAGGACAGACGAGATACTTGAATGTATCTTACTAATTTAGTTTTGATATGTGTAGTAGAAGCTAATGGGCCTGCTACCTTACTGGTTAGCAGGGCTCAAGTAGCACCCAAGGTCCTGGGTTCCACCCCCTTTGTTGGCTGTAGTCCTGAGTTATACGTGTAACCGCTTGCTTTCAGCGAGATGCACATGGACGCAAGCATGTGTCCTGGGCACTCGGTGGCACGTCTAGGGCAGCCGCTCTTCGGGGTGGTTTTCCGTCTGAGCGCGAGAAACTTCTTAAATCTTAATGCAATGCCGTGGTGGGGCAGTCTTTACCCTGCATGTTGATTTTTTATGTGTAGTAGAAGAGTCCTCTTTTTTTTCATACATGCACATATACTACTGGACAAATATGGAGTTTGTATTTCAAACAAACCTTATGTGTTTCAGCATTGCTATTTGCTGTAGATCCCCCCAACCAGAGCTAAATCACCAAAGCTTGGTCGTTCTAAAAACAAGTCCACACCAGAGACTGAAGAAAATGCTACTACAGACCAACCTGCCCGCCTGAGCTTCGAGGAAAAGGTTTCTCAAAATGGTGTGAAAAAATCAACCCCGTTGAATTCAGCAAAGAAGCCCCAGAGGAAGTCACTCCCCAGACTGCCATCTGAAGAAACTGGTCCGCTTGATGCCACTTCAAGGCAGCTAAAGAACACCAAACTCAATGCAGTTAATGCTCAGGAGACAGGATCAGCTACAGGACAGGTACAAGGAAGTGAGGCGAAAACAGATTCTGTTCAGGGGccaattgaaaaaaaaaaaaaaaactcggcctacggtgggcagacagcccccgcaactttgtgcttaaggaagaagaccttctcacgcaggtcgagaaaacccccgaacaccGTGTCCCGCCCTTACACAGGGGCCCGTTACCCTGTGAGTAGGCCGGTCCGTTGCCTGTGCTTTGGGAAACTCGAGACAggtgaggggatttttttaactccGGGCAGGCgaacgagcgcacccgtgggggcTCGAACCCTGCCCTCGAGAGTACCAGGCGGACGTCCCGACCAACCGGTCAGAGGAGCCGCTGGTTCAGGGGCCAATTGAAGCTGGAGCTAATCCTGATGAACAAGACGCCAGCGAACAGAGTGTTGTTTAGTGAAGATCACGGTGACCAAACCAACTGATTTGTGATGGATGGTGGTGTGCCTCAGCTTTGTATAATATTGTGCTTGCCTGCTAGAGTAACTTGTGGCCTGTATTATGTTATGTGATATATACTCCTGTTTTGTTTTCCTGGAATTGAGCCTTGTATGTTGCTTATCAATCTAGATAGCTTTTGTTCATAATCTACAGATATATCCAAATTGTCCCAAGTCATTTGCAGTTGGTGGCAAGTGCATTCATCATAACCTCCTAATAAGTCCTAGTTGTAGTTCCTGCAGATGGTAACATCCAAATCCTGCAGCCCTGTTTAATGGGATTAAAAAAAGAAGATCTCTCACGCACAtcaagaaaacccccgaacctccGCCTCTGCACCCTTACACGGTTCCGTTCACCATGTGAGCTGGTTCGGAATCACCGTGCTTTAAGTGAGTCGGACGAGGAGTTTTTTTTTACCTAGGCCACGTAAATCCACTCCCACTGCGAGTCGAACCCGGGTCACTGAGGTGCCAGCCGGCCGCTCCAGCCATTCGGCCAAGAGTCCGTTGGCTGTTTAATGGGATTTCATTTCAATATCCAGGGCTCTAGGCCATAGCAAGAGAATACTGAACTTGCGGTCGTGCACCATTTTTTTTTTGGGTGCCTGTGTACTTGAAACGGCTTCACACCTAGGACTTAGTGAGTTCCTAATTCAAATCTGTACATTTTATTTTTCAGAATTAGCCCCTTCTCTGAAGAAGAATGTCCCCTGATCTAGTTAGGATTGACATTCTAGCTCGATGAAAACACAACATCTAGAAAATGCTGATTAAAAGTAGATTCAGGTTATTTGCATAAGTTGTTTTTTTTCCTCCATGAGGCAAGCTCATTACGATTTAAAAACTAGAGAGTCGGCAAAATCGGTACTCCTGCCTAATGGCCTTCGAACTTGCCTACTAATCGATGAGTGGCTGTGGCTCAGTAGCCTGAGGTACTGCTGCAGGATGGAGCTTGAACAGGTGCTCTTCAGTTTGTCATGTGCAATGCTGCTAGGCAGGAGTCATCATCGGTCGTTTCAATGAGCGATTGAAACCTCTTGGTGGTCACTTCGCAGTATCGAATTGAATCATTAGCTGCTTCTCGTTTGCTGCCAATGAATCATATATAACTTGCTCTTAGCACGAATCTGACTCGAGCGTCAACACGCAAAAATAAGTAATGGGTGCATACAAATAAAAATATGTCTAAAAGCACTTCCAATGTGCATTTTTATTTTTACAACTTTCAGAATTTATCATTTGGACAGTGTTTTTCACGTAATATATCATTTTTATATAGCTATAAAACTCTGCTTGCAATTTAACTATTTATTTTCCTCAAAATACATAAACTGTGACTATTTTCAAACAAATTATGCCTAGAATTTTCAAACGAAGGGACTAGGGAGTTAAGGGAGGCCAGGAGTTTTTCCTAGCCTGATGAGTGCTCCATCCTGTTGCGACTGGCTCGACATCGCTTGCACCTCCTGGCGAACCACCGGAACATCAGCGGTGGCTGTTGGTCTCCTTGCGCCCAGACTGATCGAAGCACAGAACAAACAGGAACTCAGCCTCGGACCGCGATTCACAGATTTGAAACCAAAATCACAAGAGAAGACTCACGCACGAGAGAGGGCATCCATCCTTTGTGCAACCGCAACCGCAGCCTGATTGCCTGAAGGCCGCGAGTCGCCGGAGGCCTTGCGCAAGATTTCCCCTGTAAATCGACCCAGCGGTCGTGCAGCTGGCCAGGCCTGCCGAAGAAAAATGAGGCTTCTATTTGCAGGGAGCAGTTTTGGCTATTGATACATATTCTTCTTGAAATAAACTAGAATCACTACAAAACACCTATTTAGATGACTCCCGGTCCTGGTTCAAAATAGAAACGTTCAAAATAGAAAAACATTTCGAATCACTGCAAAACACCTATTTGGAATATTCTCATTCCTAGTTCAGAAGTCGAACAGAGAAATGTTCCACAGAGAATCGCTAGGGATTCTAGAGATCCACTTTAGAATCCAAAATGTTCTAGCATCCAAACGCACCTTTAATATAATTCTAATCTATCTATTCCATATTATTTCGTAATCTAGTCCATATGATTCACACTTGCgattattttgttttatttttttttcaggaCAATTTTTTTTTCACTCTCGACAGTTCAGAAAGCCATAACTAAGTGTCATAGTTATGACAAACAAAATTGTATAATACTCCCTcatttccaaattataagtcgctttgactttttggaTTCATccatttgctatgtatctagacatattaccatatctaaatacatagcaaaataaatgtaccaaaaaaagtcaaagtgacttataatttgaaacggaggaagTACTACATATGATATCTATAGCCAGTACAAAGTCAACAAACCAGGAAATAACTCATTCCTAGCCAATCAAAAAAAATCTTTTAGCAAGAATTCAAACATGAGCAGCTGCCCCTCAATACTTGAAGATAGCCTTGGCCAAAATACTGAAACTAAATCATAACAATGCATCAGCAAGACAATGTGTATTTTGAGGATTTGGGGTTCGATAAAATATCAGCACATCCCATAGAATCTACTTGCATGCAGAAAAATGTTATAAATCCAAGGCAAGCACAAAGTTTCAACATAAACACATATTTCATTTATTCATAGAGGGTCACCAAGCTTACAGCACTCAACAATCTGCCTGTAAAAATTGGGATCTGGCAAAAAAACAACCATACAAGGTTGTCGAGGCAAGGCTTCTAGTATGCGCCTCACAGTGGCCAAGATCACTATGAACACCAGGCATCCCAAAGAGACTGTAACAAAGATACGACCCTACATCCCTTACACACCATGGAGAACATCACACACAACACATCAAAACTCAAAACAAACTCAAAAGTCCACAACCAAACAAACTGCACAAGTCCACAGACGCTCCAGCATGCATCAGCAGCCCTGGAAACGATGTCCTACACCAACACCACTGGATCGCGGACACCTGCAACTTCATAACCAGGAAGCAGTAAAACGAAAAAGGACTTGGACACTATGGCAACCTAAAAAACCTTATGACTATAAAGGCAAGGACCAGTGTCTGGATAGAGGGGCAGAATGCCAGTGATGACAGCCAAGGCTCAAAAAACAGATAAACCCCCTGAGAGGTGATCTGTGAAAAACGAGCACTTGGCTAGAAAGCACCCCCCTAAAACAACTGGTCCTTGAACAATGCGGAAGCCCACCATCATGACTCGCATGTGACTATGCAAGCCAAAAACCTGAAGATCATCTGGTTGCGCTACTGCTATGGTCGTATATCTGCATCTGGAAGTGGCTCCCAGTAGACATGAGCCCTTCCAGCAATGGACCATCTTGTCTGCCTATGCAAGGATGTCGCACCACCAGAGCTTCTTCTCCAGCGATGCAATGTTGTGGTTGCCAATCATGTTGCAGAACTGAAGATTGAGGCCCTCTAGAGACTGGCCAAGGTTGCCCAAGAACGGCACACTCTTCTGAGTAACCTTAGAGCAACCAGACAGTGAGAGAACATGGAGCTTGAGGTGCCTTGCAGATGCCAGGATGGCAACACCATAGTCACTAACCATGCAGTTTGAAAGATCAAGCTCAGCAAGCTCGGTGCAGCTCTCAGACATGGTGAAGAGGCTAGCATCTGTTATCTTGCTGCAACCCTCAAGGCTGACTTTCTTCAGAGATTTTCCATGTCCCTTCACCAGGGAGGAGACAGCCACATCTGTGATGTTCTTGCAACCACTCAAGTCAACCTTGATCAGACCAGCTTCAGAAGACTGGATCAATGGAAGAAGCCCATTGTCAGTGACCTCACCAAGACCACTCAGGTCAACCTGCTCTAACTGAGGGCAAATCATCCCCACCACAGCCAAGCTTGCATCAGTGAAACCTGGACAATCCTTGATTGTAAGGAAACGAAGTGATCGGCAAAGAGGAAGTTGTGCAGGCGCAGAGCAGATATCCTTGATCCCCATGCATTTCACCAAAGAAAGAGCCCTGAACTTCTGGCTGCAGTTGAGGAGGAAAGCAAGAATACCGACAAGAGTAACCCGGTTGCATTCCTCAAGCTGCAAGTTCTCAAACACCTTTGCTGATTCTGTGAACGCCTTAAGGCCAGCATCCGACACATGTCCGCACTTCCTGAGGTAAAGCTGCTTCAAGCTAAGGCAGAACTTGGCAATGGAATCGAGCGCAAGATCAGTGACTCCAGGGCAAGAGGTAACACTCATGCACCTCAGATTCTGCAGGCCAGCAGCATTAGCCATCACCCAGAAACCCATCTCACCAACAGTAGCAAGACGAGTAAGTGTAAGGTCAGTGACAGCCTTCCCATAGTATCCAATCACAGCAAGCGAAGCATCAGTTATGTTCAATCCCTGGAGCCGGATCTTAGCAAGTGAAGCGGTAGCAGAGCACACCAGACTGGAGATGCCTTGGTCACCAACAAGAGGGCAGTTCTTGATGTTCACAGCTTGCAGCTTCACGCAGCTGCGGCCAATGGCCCTCAAGCCCTCATTGGCAACACCGGAGCATGCCTCAATGGTCAGAGACACCAAGTTGGGGCACCCCTGCGCAACGGCGGCGAGGCCCTTGTCTGTGATGAGGGGGCATCGAGAGATATCCAGACGCTCCAGCGAGGGGCACCCGGCAGCGATCTCGGCGAGCCCAGCATCGGTGATAAGAGGCACATCCCAGAGCGTGAGCGAGCTGAGGTTGATGCTGCCGCGTGCAACCGCCGAGAGCCCTTGGTCCGTGACGCCACGGGTCGGGTGGCTGCCGCGGACGGCGAGCTTCTCCAGCCCGCCGCGGGATCCGGCgacgatggccatggcggccagACGGACGTCGGTGGCCTCCTTGCCCACCAGAACCCTGTCGACGGCGCACCGATCCGCG is from Miscanthus floridulus cultivar M001 chromosome 7, ASM1932011v1, whole genome shotgun sequence and encodes:
- the LOC136465301 gene encoding protein WVD2-like 5, with amino-acid sequence MEKPMKPSMGCRLLCLAISDQIKYGYVSDLLESDLPKADQSREKRKTQKPSAQLSSIKRDEEQSNGESAKPRKVGGTPSYGFTFKCDERSEKRREFYSKLEEKIHARELEISNLQAKSKETEEAQLKMLRKSLNFKATPMPSFYKEPTPAKVELKKIPPTRAKSPKLGRSKNKSTPETEENATTDQPARLSFEEKVSQNGVKKSTPLNSAKKPQRKSLPRLPSEETGPLDATSRQLKNTKLNAVNAQETGSATGQVQGSEAKTDSVQGPIEKKKKNSAYGGQTAPATLCLRKKTFSRRSRKPPNTVSRPYTGARYPVSRPVRCLCFGKLETELAPSLKKNVP
- the LOC136466806 gene encoding EIN3-binding F-box protein 1-like encodes the protein MPSLYPYGDGGCLVSAPAELAGLFCRGAVQQRKRTLVAASAVAAAAAECVRAAKKQRQQLPSLDALPDECLFEILRRVPGGRGRGASACVSRRWLALLGSIRASELGQAAAAAAAADTPSLPDLNEEFVMEEEDKEESPADRCAVDRVLVGKEATDVRLAAMAIVAGSRGGLEKLAVRGSHPTRGVTDQGLSAVARGSINLSSLTLWDVPLITDAGLAEIAAGCPSLERLDISRCPLITDKGLAAVAQGCPNLVSLTIEACSGVANEGLRAIGRSCVKLQAVNIKNCPLVGDQGISSLVCSATASLAKIRLQGLNITDASLAVIGYYGKAVTDLTLTRLATVGEMGFWVMANAAGLQNLRCMSVTSCPGVTDLALDSIAKFCLSLKQLYLRKCGHVSDAGLKAFTESAKVFENLQLEECNRVTLVGILAFLLNCSQKFRALSLVKCMGIKDICSAPAQLPLCRSLRFLTIKDCPGFTDASLAVVGMICPQLEQVDLSGLGEVTDNGLLPLIQSSEAGLIKVDLSGCKNITDVAVSSLVKGHGKSLKKVSLEGCSKITDASLFTMSESCTELAELDLSNCMVSDYGVAILASARHLKLHVLSLSGCSKVTQKSVPFLGNLGQSLEGLNLQFCNMIGNHNIASLEKKLWWCDILA